In the genome of Ostrinia nubilalis chromosome 30, ilOstNubi1.1, whole genome shotgun sequence, one region contains:
- the LOC135085963 gene encoding ankyrin repeat domain-containing protein 54-like, protein MDLSPDEDNFQGRLLHQAALWDNVELLQELIANGADVDARDARSRTALHAAALADRSRCLQALCDAGADVNARAEDVAGGETALHIAAERGHVDNIKTLLKAGAEHDALDAARDTPLALAERHHRRHAANALRGHRGRCSV, encoded by the exons ATGGACCTTTCCCCGGATGAAGACAACTTCCAAGGCCGTTTACTGCATCAG GCAGCACTATGGGACAACGTCGAGCTCCTACAAGAGCTGATCGCAAACGGAGCGGACGTCGACGCGCGCGATGCCCGCAGCAGGACTGCGCTGCATGCGGCGGCTTTAGCGGACCGCAGCCGCTGTCTTCAAGCGCTGTGCGACGCGGGAGCCGATGTCAACGCTAGGGCCGAGGATGTAGCGGGAGGAGAG ACGGCGCTCCACATAGCTGCGGAGCGAGGCCACGTGGACAACATCAAAACGCTACTGAAGGCAGGCGCGGAGCACGACGCGCTGGACGCGGCGCGCGACACTCCGCTGGCGCTAGCGGAGCGGCACCACCGCCGGCACGCCGCCAACGCGCTGCGCGGGCACAGAGGTCGGTGTAGTGTCTAG